One window of the Podospora pseudocomata strain CBS 415.72m chromosome 7, whole genome shotgun sequence genome contains the following:
- a CDS encoding hypothetical protein (EggNog:ENOG503PI3C) has product MGRRQTTDCHDHTTLPLLRWHSTHIAGYLMDGNITLRYVGGFGFEGPYTFLQEALANTTDPLASPYLQLAHDESYISITRDACLAITNMTADIYTAYDSQGIWNRLVTWKFPLVSLLFHFSRPPFPLRVWTNTSLFMLIHLLGSPVTNIASLLHTLSSCRHSAKKMQKKLRDIQRDIKDELASWRLENPLARELVRSHWGKSTSERKFASLWKQLSLIKVSYDEWGVESSEFLMRTLDSLFLDPLPLRYGSRSLVQRREVLAQIKKAADMLAADRATYVLPIFIAQFVFIASISAAFWRVIGVFPQDGQWTNVEAYSIAMSAPFLYMVPAVFLSAIIGVSQTERSVVRVLNDLGEKLMKEEWVVERGVSSGTEGEKERAVVVSVGVAAGRGASPVTSDTERDENPGSEQLLLLTPPGQATTAEPTTNVSAEAVKRESVRIPVVVEKQPIFQRVCHGGIYGWRPEILTARQIRQTWRHVVLALNLVIMSVVVASWISYRVPPEGFNCRNAGQAALLIMWLLSFVLDCVFAYYMDRWGHLESGKGYWYEAVFIKDFIVGWAAVVMILVVQVGIFNRCDCFSLWGKVPVALPQIPEVAAVLMHRISFEWPAVTFGWIAIELGICAVIWWTYRDAFSVYNQEDGGEEK; this is encoded by the exons ATGGGACGCAGACAGACAACCGACTGTCATGATCATACCACCCTTCCACTACTACGCTGGCATAGCACTCATATAGCTGGTTATCTTATGGATGGAAACATCACTCTACGTTACGTCGGCGGGTTCGGTTTTGAAGGGCCCTATACATTTCTCCAAGAGGCGCTTGCTAACACAACTGACCCCCTGGCAAGCCCGTACCTCCAACTGGCCCACGATGAAAGCTACATCTCCATTACCCGTGATGCCTGCCTGGCCATCACAAACATGACAGCCGATATCTACACGGCGTACGATAGCCAGGGGATATGGAATAGACTT GTCACCTGGAAATTCCCCCttgtctccctcctctttcaCTTCTCCCgtcctcccttccccctccgAGTATGGACGAACACCAGTCTTTTCATGCTGATCCACCTCCTGGGCAGCCCTGTAACAAATATCGCGTCCCTCTTGCACACGCTCTCTTCCTGCCGGCACAGCGCAAAGAAGATGCAAAAGAAGCTACGAGATATCCAAAGAGACATCAAGGACGAGTTGGCGTCCTGGAGGCTGGAAAACCCCCtggcgagggagttggtACGCAGCCACTGGGGAAAATCCACCAGCGAGCGTAAATTCGCCAGCCTGTGGAAGCAGCTGTCTTTGATCAAAGTCTCGTACGATGAATGGGGCGTCGAATCCTCCGAGTTCCTCATGCGTACGcttgacagcctcttcctcgacccTCTGCCCCTTCGTTACGGGTCAAGATCACTCGTTCAAAGAAGGGAGGTACTCGCCCAGATTAAAAAGGCGGCTGACATGCTCGCTGCTGATCGGGCGACGTATGTGCTTCCTATTTTCATCGCGCAGTTTGTGTTTATCGCCTCCATCAGCGCGGCGTTTTGGAGGGTGATTGGGGTTTTCCCTCAGGATGGGCAGTGGACGAATGTGGAGGCTTATTCGATCGCCATGTCGGCGCCGTTTTTGTACATGGTGCCGGCTGTGTTTTTGAGCGCGATTATCGGGGTGAGTCAGACGGAGAGgagtgtggtgagggtgttgaatgatttgggggagaagctgatgaaggaggagtgggtggttgagaggggggtttcTTCGGGGACCGAGggtgagaaggagagggcggtggtggtttcggTTGGTGTTGCGGCTGGACGTGGGGCGTCTCCAGTAACGAGTGATACTGAGAGGGATGAGAATCCTGGGAGTGAAcagttgctgctgttgacgCCTCCGGGCCAAGCGACAACTGCTGAACCGACAACAAATGTCAGCGCAGAGGCTGTAAAGAGGGAATCGGTCAGGATAccggtcgtggtggagaaaCAGCCCATCTTTCAGAGGGTGTGTCACGGGGGAATCTATGGCTGGCGGCCCGAGATCCTCACAGCACGACAGATACGACAGACATGGCGCCACGTTGTTTTGGCCTTGAATCTCGTCATCATGTCTGTGGTTGTGGCATCATGGATATCTTACCGGGTGCCTCCGGAAGGATTCAACTGTCGTAACGCAGGGCAGGCGGCGCTGTTGATAATGTGGTTGCTCAGCTTTGTGCTGGACTGTGTCTTTGCATACTACATGGACCGCTGGGGCCATCTCGAGAGTGGGAAGGGATATTGGTATGAGGCTGTGTTTATCAAGGACTTCATCGTGGGATGGGCGGCCGTTGTCATGATTTTGGTTGTCCAAGTAGGCATCTTCAACCGGTGCGACTGCTTCTCGCTTTGGGGAAAGGTCCCGGTTGCTCTGCCGCAGATTCCagaggttgctgctgtgttgATGCATCGTATCTCATTTGAGTGGCCTGCGGTGACATTTGGATGGATTGCTATAGAGCTCGGCATTTGCGCTGTGATTTGGTGGACGTATAGAGATGCCTTTAGCGTGTATAACCAAGAGGACGGGGGTGAGGAGAAATGA
- a CDS encoding hypothetical protein (EggNog:ENOG503NWE2; COG:S), translating into MPPAKRHAQQLLHVSLEHNADMASIWSTIKAAAPSRTRAPEQQHQPQSQHQPSESEPSPIPPVRGVASRASSLSRSRVPGTTPAPPQQSVPRSTSISGEIRAAMATSLGAHAMAAGSNSSNQQSRSSPIPSPSAANTSTTQPPSTSQKTSSRLSRSYTSIGLTGKEKEREKEKEKEKEKGREQDVDDENADDTGDQSTAAGNGTAGPGITIGVNQSAHTSSPIPSPALDPLSQQIYLRRNSEVPIPGRRSMHMAEGLARSSSDFLRAVTPAGDVSKDKSKKGGSFLSRLSMRGGRKKDTADFDSDSEFGVEARMDGTNARVFSQTLSNPVMGGGYVPHHKEPPRYIRTKATNKKAREFNRMFLAQELVGTRPPKDEEKADATKAPVVTVSVAGGGDRKTARSGGAIWATEFSRDGKYLATGGRDHIVRIWAVLTTCDERRAHEEDENANGGPGERLSAPVFRDRPLMEFEGHTGEVLDLSWSKNNFLLSSSMDKTVRLWHLSRKECLCTFKHKDFVTRLAFHPRDDRFFLAGSLDTMLRLWSIPDKAVAFSANLPDLITAVAFSPDGKIAIAGLLNGLCIFFETEGLKQQTQIHVRSSRGKNAKGSKITGIQTMLVHPPAPAYPTHQPPGSSAASHASTDVPSNAEVRVLVTSNDSRIRIYSLRDQTMEVKLKGHENSCSQIAATFSDDGKYVVCGSEDRKAFVWSVTGKGVPLTTDKDKSPCEYFEAHGETVTTALFAPTQTRMLLGQSGDPIYDLCNPPPVVLQSLDEVASAAASTTGSQLAPASEHLVKRPEPSPAYIARSTHYDGNILITTGDTGIIKVFRQDCAFAKRRHESWETGSTFSRKLAPSNGFMSGNGLGRSGSVMTRTSGGSVTRSRRGSLTQPFSPQLGPVGGSSDRILSWRQGIENGGDKRSSALLNGSATPAASERSMSPAKVIRTPLSSQVNLASEARKQPYANSTVTSRNRAGSTLTSPTASVFSNAPSRVPSRLLRERRMSKEPEEEMSVPPTPSFTYMSASENDPPDSPAGTGVGSGGGSTTSSFWNLNRWRGITAFKVNASSPNQSGSGVEGHKRIDSRNSIVKRAQGDAGPGDQKEQGSPEQRVGTSRRQSTGTGLLPAAHVVRNSTDGNGKDRKHQRMSLPAGAVLSQADSEADVRSIPANGGMVAPVNPLQVRRDGSPYRHLWSRGSSSHGSGGRTGSDLGS; encoded by the exons ATGCCTCCTGCGAAACGGCACGCCCAACAATTGTTACACG TGTCGCTTGAACACAACGCCGACATGGCAAGCATTTGGTCTACCATAAAGGCGGCAGCCCCCTCTCGCACGCGGGCGCCGGAGCAACAGCACCAGCCCCAGTCCCAGCACCAGCCAAGCGAAAGTGAGCCGTCGCCAATACCGCCGGTCCGGGGTGTCGCTAGCAGGGCCTCATCGTTGTCACGATCCAGGGTCCCGGGAACaacgccggcgccgccgcAACAGTCGGTGCCAAGATCAACCAGCATCTCGGGTGAAATCCGAG CAGCCATGGCTACAAGCTTAGGAGCTCACGCGATGGCAGCAGGCAGCAATAGTAGCAACCAACAGAGCCGTTCCTCTCCGATTCCGTCCCCCAGTGCAGCCAACACCTCGACTACACAGCCCCCAAGTACCAGCCAAAAGACTTCGTCTAGGCTTTCGCGGAGCTACACTTCCATTGGGCTAACCGgcaaggagaaagaaagggaaaaggaaaaggaaaaggaaaaggaaaagggccGGGAACAAGACGTCGATGATGAGAATGCAGACGACACTGGCGACCAAAGCACCGCCGCCGGTAACGGGACAGCTGGGCCGGGCATCACCATCGGAGTGAACCAAAGCGCGCACACATCCTCACCAATACCGAGTCCGGCTCTCGATCCCCTGTCACAG CAAATCTACCTACGACGCAACAGCGAGGTTCCCATACCAGGTCGACGTTCGATGCATATGGCCGAAGGGCTAGCACGATCCAGTTCGGACTTTTTGAGAGCTGTCACACCAGCAGGAGATGTGAGCAAAGACAAGAG CAAGAAAGGAGGTTCATTTCTCAGTCGTTTGAGCATGCGCGGTGGCCGCAAGAAGGACACAGCCGACTTTGATTCAGACTCGGAATTTGGTGTCGAGGCCCGGATGGACGGCACCAATGCCCGAGTCTTCAGCCAGACGTTAAGCAACCCAGTCATGGGCGGAGGCTATGTCCCCCATCATAAGGAACCGCCACGATACATTCGAACCAAGGCGACCAACAAGAAAGCAAGAGAGTTCAACCGCATGTTTCTGGCCCAAGAATTGGTCGGCACAAGACCTCCCAAAGATGAAGAGAAGGCCGACGCGACCAAGGCACCTGTTGTGACAGTCAGCGTGGCTGGTGGCGGCGATCGCAAGACAGCGAGGTCAGGCGGAGCAATCTGGGCGACCGAGTTCAGCAGAGACGGGAAATACCTGGCCACGGGCGGGCGAGACCACATTGTCAGGATATGGGCAGTCTTGACGACATGCGACGAGCGCCGGGCACacgaagaggatgagaacGCCAATGGCGGACCTGGAGAACGGCTTAGTGCGCCGGTATTCAGGGACCGGCCGCtgatggagtttgagggaCACACCGGGGAGGTCTTGGACCTCAGCTGGAGCAAGAACAACTTTTTGCTGTCGTCTTCGATGGACAAAACTGTCAGGCTATGGCATCTTAGTCGAAAAGAATGCCTCTGCACGTTCAAGCACAAGGACTTTGTCACGCGGTTAGCCTTCCACCCCCGGGATGACCGCTTCTTCCTGGCCGGCTCCCTGGATACCATGCTGCGATTATGGAGCATCCCGGACAAGGCAGTGGCCTTCTCGGCCAACCTTCCCGATCTCATCACTGCGGTTGCCTTTTCCCCAGACGGAAAGATAGCGATTGCCGGCCTACTGAATGGCCTCTGCATCTTTTTCGAGACAGAAGGACTCAAACAACAGACACAAATTCACGTACGCTCATCTCGTGGCAAAAATGCCAAAGGAAGCAAGATTACAGGCATCCAGACCATGCTTGTGCATCCACCAGCCCCAGCCTATCCaactcatcaaccaccaggTTCCAGTGCGGCCTCGCATGCTTCCACTGACGTGCCCAGTAACGCCGAGGTGCGAGTGTTGGTCACATCCAATGACAGTCGAATCCGAATCTACAGTCTACGGGATCAGACCATGGAGGTTAAGCTCAAAGGGCACGAGAACTCCTGCAGTCAAATCGCAGCCACATTTTCAGACGATGGCAAATATGTGGTTTGCGGAAGCGAGGATCGCAAGGCTTTTGTTTGGAGTGTGACGGGTAAGGGGGTGCCGCTGACCACGGACAAGGACAAATCGCCTTGCGAGTATTTTGAAGCACACGGCGAGACCGTCACGACGGCTCTTTTTGCGCCAACACAAACGAGGATGCTTCTTGGTCAGAGCGGAGATCCGATTTACGATCTATGCAATCCACCACCTGTGGTTTTGCAGAGCCTGGATGAGGTTGCCAGTGCCGCAGCAAGCACCACCGGGTCTCAACTAGCACCCGCGTCAGAACACCTGGTAAAAAGGCCGGAGCCGAGTCCCGCTTATATTGCCAGATCTACTCATTACGATGGTAACATTCTCATCACAACAGGCGATACCGGCATCATTAAGGTCTTTCGCCAAGATTGCGCCTTCGCCAAGCGCAGACACGAGAGCTGGGAGACAGGAAGCACGTTCAGTCGGAAGCTGGCGCCCAGCAACGGATTCATGAGTGGAAACGGGCTAGGTCGCAGTGGCAGCGTGATGACAAGAACCAGCGGTGGCAGCGTCACACGTAGCCGAAGAGGGTCTCTTACCCAGCCATTCTCACCACAGCTTGGCCCAGTTGGCGGCAGCTCCGACCGAATCCTCAGCTGGCGCCAGGGGATCGAAAACGGAGGCGACAAGCGATCCAGCGCTCTATTAAATGGGAGCGCGACGCCAGCAGCTAGCGAAAGATCGATGAGCCCGGCCAAGGTCATCCGGACGCCCCTGAGTTCACAGGTGAACTTGGCAAGCGAGGCCAGAAAACAGCCATATGCGAACTCGACCGTTACGTCAAGAAACAGGGCTGGCAGCACCCTGACGAGCCCAACGGCCAGTGTGTTTAGTAACGCACCCTCGCGTGTCCCTTCGAGGCTCCTCAGAGAAAGACGCATGTCAAaggagccggaggaggaaatgTCAGTGCCGCCGACTCCGAGCTTTACCTACATGTCAGCAAGTGAGAATGATCCGCCCGATTCTCCTGCAGGAACAGGGGTGGGTTCGGGGGGAGGCAGCACCACATCGTCATTTTGGAATCTGAACCGATGGCGAGGGATCACGGCCTTCAAAGTCAACGCTTCGTCGCCAAACCAAAGCGGTAGCGGTGTGGAGGGACACAAACGCATCGACAGCCGCAATTCTATAGTGAAGCGGGCCCAAGGGGACGCCGGTCCTGGCGATCAGAAGGAACAAGGCAGCCCAGAACAGCGCGTAGGAACATCAAGGCGACAGAGCACAGGCACGGGGCTGTTACCAGCTGCTCATGTGGTGAGAAACAGCACTGATGGGAACGGAAAGGACAGGAAGCATCAGCGCATGTCTCTCCCAGCTGGAGCAGTCTTGAGCCAGGCCGACAGCGAGGCTGACGTCCGGTCCATCCCAGCGAATGGAGGGATGGTAGCGCCCGTCAACCCTCTGCAAGTGCGTCGAGATGGCTCTCCATACCGGCACCTCTGGAGTCGCGGAAGCTCGTCCCACGGCAGCGGAGGGAGAACTGGCTCAGATTTGGGCAGTTAG
- a CDS encoding hypothetical protein (COG:S; EggNog:ENOG503P576) — MLSWNTLLYMIAITQILTFSYSIMNHAANPTPTLRFGLEIELLLGPRKKGPSHSSWKSLAKDLSKRLAKAGIPNHVNDSNDKSAHNYREWSITQEVTIPSQPGKNLWGIELVSPVLSPLSTNFSPTLATIFSLLHTHYTVFPSPHCSTHVHLSQSYPSPFTPFDLASLAKSCLYFEASLDRLFPSSRGEGYWCQSNRLNPALAGLILGECMSVIDGAYQDGDGVVEAMNLFPKESAYARAHGWKKDRVRGKVYKWDFTGMLSAPVNKGERQPRGTIEFRQPPGSVVAAEAEGYVILALAFTVGALAYGSSLRVETVGDNEHGGSMEELWALLVAGGSVLGWDSLGEVEGFFARVV; from the exons ATGTTGTCTTGGAATACCCTTTTGTACATGATTGCCATCACACAAATCCTCACTTTTTCTTACTCTATTATGAATCACGCagccaacccaaccccgACCCTCCGCTTTGGCTTGGAGATTGAACTTCTCCTCGGCCCTCGCAAAAAAGGTCCCTCTCACTCCAGCTGGAAGTCCCTTGCCAAAGACCTCAGCAAACGCCTAGCCAAAGCGGGCATCCCAAACCACGTCAACGACTCCAATGACAAATCCGCTCACAACTACCGCGAGTGGTCCATCACTCAGGAAGTGACAATCCCCAGTCAGCCAGGAAAGAACCTCT GGGGCATAGAGCTAGTCtcccccgtcctctcccccctctccacaaacttctcccccacactcgccaccatcttctccctcctccacacgCACTACAccgtcttcccctccccccactgCTCAACCCACGTCCACCTCTCCCAGTCctacccctcccctttcaccCCCTTTGACCTCGCATCCCTTGCCAAATCCTGCCTCTACTTTGAAGCCAGTCTCGACCGgctcttcccctcctcccgcggGGAGGGCTACTGGTGCCAATCCAATCGGTTGAATCCCGCCCTCGCGGGGCTAATCTTGGGGGAGTGCATGTCTGTCATTGACGGCGCTTACCAGGACGGAGACGGTGTGGTGGAGGCGATGAATTTGTTTCCAAAAGAGTCTGCTTATGCGAGGGCGCAtgggtggaagaaggatagGGTTAGGGGGAAGGTGTACAAGTG GGACTTCACTGGGATGCTGTCGGCGCCGGTGAATAAAGGGGAGCGGCAGCCTCGGGGCACGATCGAGTTCAGACAGCCGCCTGGGAGcgtggttgctgctgaggcggaGGGGTATGTGATTCTCGCGTTGGCGTTTACTGTCGGGGCGCTGGCCTATGGGTCGAGCCTCAGGGTAGAAACTGTGGGAGACAATGAACACGGGGGGAGTATGGAAGAGCTCTGGGCTCTGTTGGTGGCCGGGGGAAGTGTGTTGGGGTGGGATAGTCttggtgaggtggagggtttCTTTGCCAGGGTGGTGTAA
- a CDS encoding hypothetical protein (COG:S; EggNog:ENOG503P4P5), translating to MANLASAEIKARLERSYDAIATTYNTWAVNHPCSLRFSYLDRLLSLLQTENPTYDSEAPTKSALELGCGNGYPILQRLFSAGLFSCIVANDLSSVQLNSAKSELEAKHDNVQADWRQGDMTCLSFNPCSFDIIIGLYTLIHLPRSEQLLMLEKISLWLKPGGLALVNFSKEDTEADIIEEWLGREEGWMFWSGYGADNMPRLIQQVDGLEMVVGELRPEDEGSANVEFYWVILRKIPTH from the coding sequence atggccaacctTGCCTCTGCAGAGATTAAAGCCCGCCTGGAGCGCTCATACGACGCGATAGCAACCACCTACAACACCTGGGCAGTTAACCATCCATGTTCGCTGAGGTTCTCCTATCTAGATCGCCTCCTCAGTCTCTTGCAGACCGAAAACCCAACATATGACTCAGAAGCACCAACCAAGTCGGCGCTGGAGCTGGGCTGCGGCAACGGGtaccccatcctccaacgcctcttTTCTGCCGGTTTGTTCTCTTGCATTGTGGCAAACGACCTCTCCTCTGTACAGCTCAACTCGGCCAAGTCGGAACTGGAAGCGAAACATGACAATGTCCAGGCAGACTGGAGACAAGGGGATATGACATGTCTGTCGTTTAACCCCTGCTccttcgacatcatcattggCCTCTACACGCTTATACATCTGCCACGCTCCGAACAGCTGCTCATGCTGGAGAAGATCAGTCTCTGGTTGAAGCCGGGCGGGCTTGCCCTTGTCAACTTCAGCAAAGAGGACACGGAGGCCGACATCATTGAGGAGTGGCTGGGTCGCGAAGAGGGCTGGATGTTCTGGTCCGGGTACGGAGCCGATAACATGCCGCGTCTGATCCAACAGGTGGACggtttggagatggtggtgggtgagctCAGACCGGAGGACGAAGGCTCAGCTAATGTTGAGTTTTATTGGGTTATCCTTCGCAAAATACCGACACATTAA
- the TRX3 gene encoding mitochondrial thioredoxin (COG:O; EggNog:ENOG503P5A0): MAEPIKISTQDELNQLITSTKYVILDFWAEWCGPCKAIAPLFAKLSKSHSVPGQLAFAKIDVDASADIAKEYGITAMPTFVFVVDGQVGKGVDVQGRKLGVGESADRVVQIRGADPRKLTLLANELGELAKKGAEGSAEEAPKEEEKEEEAAATA; encoded by the exons ATGGCCGAGCCAATCAAAATCTCCACCCAGGACGAGCTCAACCAGctcatcacctccaccaaatACGTCATCCTCGACTTCTGGGCCGAGTG GTGCGGACCCTGCAAAGCCATAGCCCCCCTCTTCGCCAAGCTCTCCAAGTCTCACTCCGTCCCAGGCCAGCTCGCCTTCGCCAAAATCGACGTCGACGCCTCGGCCGACATCGCAAAGGAGTACGGCATCACCGCCATGCCAAccttcgtcttcgtcgtcgacggCCAGGTGGGCAAGGGCGTCGACGTCCAGGGCCGCAAGCTCGGCGTGGGCGAGAGCGCCGACCGCGTCGTCCAGATCCGCGGCGCCGACCCCAGGAAGCTGACCCTGTTGGCCAACGAGCTGggcgagctggccaagaagggTGCCGAGGGTTCGGCTGAGGAGGctcccaaggaggaggagaaggaggaggaggctgccgccaCTGCTTAA
- the DOM34 gene encoding Translation factor pelota (BUSCO:EOG09262NB1; COG:J; EggNog:ENOG503NUSJ), producing the protein MRFASPRQTVASIDETEGVGLIITEPEDLWHANNLIAIGDTVYAPTNRKVATETLTGSTFTQKVRIELAVKVTDTSFDPRASELRVAGTIVNENEIAAVGQYHTITLKHTDRDIKFTIWKEQGWDSVARALLAEAVSETANKDVVFAVVMQEGMANLCLITESRTLVKQRIEHTIPKKRSSRKEAEGGMSDFYGKILSAILSAIDFNERSGIPKQLLLASPGFVAHNFRDYMKEYAEKKANKPLARLATEAAVIHTSTGHVHSLNEVLKSPEAQRTMRDSKFTNETKLMDNFYQKLRQDDGRAWYGVQPVAKAIREGAVGRGGGVLMVNSAFFKSMDVAERQKYVALVDKVREDGGDVRLLSSDHESGQRLDALGGICALLTYPLHDLDEEDAEEDASAAGTTII; encoded by the coding sequence ATGCGCTTCGCCTCACCTCGCCAGACAGTGGCCAGCATAGATGAGACCGAGGGGGTcggcctcatcatcactgagCCAGAGGATCTATGGCAcgccaacaacctcatcgcAATTGGCGACACCGTCTATGCCCCCACCAACCGCAAGGTCGCCACCGAGACTCTCACAGGGTCAACATTCACTCAAAAAGTGCGCATCGAGCTGGCCGTCAAGGTCACCGACACCTCTTTTGACCCGCGCGCCTCGGAACTTCGCGTGGCCGGCACTATTGTCAACGAAAATGAAATCGCTGCCGTGGGACAGtaccacaccatcaccctcaagCACACTGATCGCGACATCAAGTTTACCATATGGAAGGAGCAAGGCTGGGACTCGGTGGCCCGCGCCCTGCTCGCAGAGGCTGTCAGCGAGACGGCCAACAAGGACGTGGTGTTTGCAGTGGTGATGCAGGAGGGAATGGCCAATCTCTGCCTGATCACCGAGTCAAGAACATTGGTCAAGCAGAGGATCGAGCACACCATCCCCAAGAAGAGGTCGTCGcgcaaggaggccgagggaggcATGTCAGACTTTTACGGGAAGATTCTGTCAGCCATACTCAGCGCCATCGACTTCAACGAGCGCTCCGGCATCCCCAAGCAACTACTACTCGCCAGTCCTGGCTTCGTCGCGCATAACTTTCGAGATTACATGAAGGAGTATGCCGAGAAGAAAGCGAACAAGCCACTGGCGCGGTTGGCTACTGAGGCGGCCGTGATCCACACGAGCACTGGACATGTGCACAGTCTCAACGAGGTGCTCAAGAGCCCCGAGGCACAACGAACCATGCGAGACTCCAAGTTCACCAACGAGACAAAGCTGATGGACAATTTCTACCAAAAGCTTCGGCAAGACGATGGGAGGGCGTGGTACGGTGTTCAGCCAGTCGCCAAGGCCATCAGAGAAGGTGCCGTGGGCCGTGGCGGCggtgtgttgatggtgaaCAGCGCCTTTTTCAAGAGCATGGACGTGGCGGAGCGGCAGAAATATGTTGCACTTGTCGACAAGGTCAGGGAAGATGGCGGCGACGTTAGACTGCTCAGCAGCGACCACGAGAGCGGCCAGCGGTTGGATGCATTGGGCGGGATCTGTGCGCTCCTAACATACCCGTTGCATGatcttgacgaggaggatgcggaggaAGATGCGTCGGCGGCGGGGACGACAATAATATGA